In the genome of Leeuwenhoekiella sp. MAR_2009_132, one region contains:
- a CDS encoding DEAD/DEAH box helicase — protein sequence MIDDDISAQKVIVNILEEKKKFEASLNNVLTDLIEAVGFYPYLAKENLRLNSTDSLIRQVYHHSNNLNKFLHEDQKHLLSLLNSDKNVVVSAPTSFGKSLLIEEFVASNKFKNIIIIQPTLALLDETRRKLKKYDEKYKIIVRTSQEPSLEKGNIYLFTAERVNEYKEFPNIEFIIIDEFYKLSSQRDDERADSLNNALHYILKTFNSKFYLLGPNIDNISEGFVEKYNAVFYKTKSSLVDVKTVDIYSRHKEKFDKPRKFKEYKENILFDLLLENKNNQSIIYCSSPNRVRYLSNKFCSFLMEKLQDSLNNDFDIIQWINENISKDWSLIKLLQNRIGIHDGALQKHITSTVIDYFNKGELNYLFCTTTIIEGVNTSAKNIIFFDKTKGLNTLIDYFDYSNIKGRAGRLMIHYTGTIFNFNPVPPNEQVIIDIPFFEQNPISDEVLINLDEDEVRNLESAQYKKIKQIPNDEKEVIKKNGVQVNGQRGIIETIRQDITSNYDLITWTRSPNYYQLKYCLSLGWKFLMKNGESKSLGLDKLVNKTFNYGLHQSLRRLINSDIDYITECVEYYNTHKDNITDEVVKNKMSFGKRYNDKSELEVMEEVIMTNFQIQKHWFQYKIPKWLSVINSIQEFVCNEKGIRAGNYSYYTNLIENEFLRENLTILSEFGIPSSAIRKLEKLIPSNMQQDDVIKSIRDNRLYENFVFIDYERNKLKEA from the coding sequence ATTATTGATGATGATATATCCGCTCAAAAAGTTATTGTAAATATTCTTGAAGAGAAAAAAAAATTTGAAGCTTCATTAAATAATGTACTTACGGACCTAATAGAAGCTGTTGGATTTTACCCATATTTAGCTAAAGAGAACTTACGGTTAAATTCTACTGATTCTTTAATACGTCAGGTTTATCATCATTCCAATAACTTAAATAAATTTCTTCACGAAGACCAAAAGCATCTTTTATCCCTACTAAATTCCGATAAAAATGTTGTAGTTAGTGCGCCTACAAGTTTTGGAAAAAGTCTATTAATTGAAGAATTTGTTGCGTCAAATAAATTTAAGAATATAATAATAATTCAACCTACTCTGGCTTTGCTTGATGAGACAAGGCGTAAATTGAAAAAATACGATGAGAAGTACAAAATAATTGTTCGAACCTCACAAGAACCATCATTAGAAAAAGGTAACATCTATTTATTTACAGCCGAGAGGGTGAATGAATACAAGGAGTTTCCAAATATAGAATTTATAATAATTGATGAGTTTTATAAACTGAGCTCACAAAGAGATGATGAAAGAGCTGATTCATTAAACAATGCACTTCATTACATTCTAAAAACCTTCAACAGCAAATTTTATTTATTAGGACCAAATATTGATAATATCTCAGAAGGATTTGTAGAAAAGTACAATGCGGTCTTTTACAAAACTAAATCCTCACTAGTTGATGTTAAGACAGTAGACATATATTCAAGACATAAAGAAAAATTCGACAAGCCAAGAAAATTTAAAGAATACAAAGAAAATATTCTCTTTGATTTGCTTTTGGAAAATAAGAACAATCAATCCATTATTTATTGTTCATCGCCAAATAGAGTTCGATATCTATCGAACAAATTCTGCTCATTTTTAATGGAAAAGCTACAAGATTCTTTGAATAATGATTTTGATATTATTCAATGGATAAACGAAAACATTTCAAAAGATTGGAGTTTAATTAAACTACTTCAAAATAGAATAGGAATTCACGATGGAGCATTACAAAAACATATAACATCCACTGTTATTGATTATTTCAATAAAGGAGAATTGAACTATCTTTTCTGTACAACTACAATTATTGAGGGAGTAAATACAAGTGCTAAAAACATAATCTTTTTCGACAAAACAAAAGGACTTAATACACTTATCGATTATTTTGATTATTCTAACATTAAAGGACGTGCAGGGAGATTAATGATTCATTATACTGGAACAATTTTTAATTTTAATCCTGTACCCCCAAACGAACAAGTAATTATTGATATTCCATTTTTTGAACAAAATCCAATTTCTGATGAGGTATTAATAAACTTAGATGAAGATGAAGTGAGAAATCTTGAATCAGCGCAATATAAAAAAATTAAGCAAATCCCAAATGATGAGAAAGAAGTCATTAAAAAAAATGGCGTGCAAGTTAATGGCCAAAGAGGTATTATAGAAACGATAAGACAAGACATAACTTCTAATTATGACTTAATAACTTGGACAAGAAGTCCAAATTACTACCAATTGAAATATTGTCTTAGTCTTGGCTGGAAATTTCTAATGAAAAATGGAGAATCAAAATCTCTTGGTCTTGATAAATTAGTTAATAAAACATTCAATTACGGACTTCATCAAAGTCTTCGTCGCTTAATTAATTCAGATATTGATTATATTACTGAGTGTGTAGAATATTACAATACACATAAAGATAATATTACTGATGAAGTAGTTAAGAATAAAATGTCTTTCGGTAAACGATATAATGATAAGTCCGAATTAGAAGTCATGGAGGAAGTTATTATGACGAATTTCCAAATTCAAAAACATTGGTTTCAATATAAAATTCCAAAGTGGTTATCAGTAATTAATTCTATTCAAGAATTTGTGTGTAATGAGAAAGGTATTAGAGCTGGAAATTATAGTTACTATACCAATCTAATTGAAAATGAATTTCTAAGAGAAAACCTCACAATATTATCCGAATTTGGAATTCCAAGTTCAGCAATTCGTAAATTAGAGAAGTTAATTCCATCTAATATGCAACAAGATGATGTAATTAAATCTATAAGGGATAACAGGTTATACGAGAATTTTGTTTTTATTGATTATGAAAGGAATAAGTTAAAAGAGGCATGA
- a CDS encoding DUF1837 domain-containing protein codes for MKTPFGSEKIITHKINESELSTFLVGFDIDDGGEVEYRAKPLIQKLSDVIYEFAFGFHDGEETSNNEILSKLTEAAQSIYKIDAFQKVKDIYDNNGSITDDLKDTYLRRGEFGELILHLLLRDFHNTIPLLSKIYFKDSFGATVHGFDAVHLEPNTKTLWLGESKLYKNGKVGIKALIQDIEEHFQSDYLNNEFLIVSKKLKHFDNIPEKDYWLGLMSKSSKLIDQLGSINIPLLCTYDCELFNKYSDENCQDFIKEYLAEMNDLKQYFDDNNNHPLKTKLNIILVLFPVQNKVELVKGLHNKLSLLQKLGE; via the coding sequence ATGAAAACTCCATTCGGTTCTGAGAAAATAATTACACATAAAATAAATGAATCCGAATTAAGTACTTTTTTGGTAGGATTTGACATTGACGATGGTGGAGAAGTTGAATACCGAGCTAAACCACTAATTCAAAAGTTATCGGACGTAATTTATGAGTTTGCTTTTGGATTTCACGATGGAGAAGAAACGTCAAATAATGAAATTTTAAGCAAGCTAACCGAAGCTGCTCAATCTATTTATAAAATTGACGCTTTTCAAAAAGTAAAAGATATTTACGATAATAACGGTTCCATCACTGATGATCTAAAAGATACATATTTGAGAAGAGGTGAATTCGGAGAATTAATTTTACACTTATTACTAAGAGATTTTCACAATACGATACCTCTATTATCTAAAATATATTTTAAAGATTCTTTTGGAGCTACAGTTCATGGATTTGACGCCGTTCATCTAGAGCCAAACACAAAAACTTTATGGCTTGGAGAATCAAAATTGTATAAAAATGGGAAAGTAGGAATTAAGGCGTTAATACAAGATATAGAAGAACATTTTCAGAGTGACTATCTCAATAATGAATTTTTAATTGTCTCAAAAAAACTGAAACACTTTGATAATATTCCAGAAAAGGATTATTGGTTAGGCCTAATGAGTAAATCTTCAAAACTTATTGACCAACTTGGTTCGATAAACATACCTTTATTATGCACTTATGACTGTGAACTCTTTAATAAATATTCAGATGAAAATTGTCAAGATTTTATAAAAGAATATTTAGCAGAAATGAATGATTTAAAACAATATTTTGATGACAATAACAACCATCCATTAAAAACGAAGCTAAATATTATTTTAGTTCTTTTTCCCGTTCAAAATAAAGTAGAATTAGTTAAGGGATTACATAATAAATTGTCTCTACTTCAAAAATTAGGAGAATGA
- a CDS encoding MFS transporter, producing MHLRDASQSRKKIATIITFLSIPLSGFMTDIYLPSFPSMARNLNVSEQSIQFTLTCFFLSYGFAQLFVGPVADSIGRRKPVMVSLVILLLSSLAVTFTHEVAVISLLRIVQGIATAFIVVAKRAYFVDLYDDKERKHYLSFFTIVWSCGPIIAPFLGGFLEEQFGWQSNFYFLAIYAAILLGAEGIWGGETIRNYKKFNLKKTSLLYMAMLKNPGFILGILVLGFAYSVVMVFNIAGPFVVEHHFNYSPVIIGYCTLVLGLSWMIGGILSKQFTPIAFAKKIRLVSLIQLGIIGVFITLAGFVDNLVLLVAFAFLIHICSGFLFTNYFTQNMIFFPGNAGIAGGLMGGLLYIITSIGSFAISASGEINTTFDMSLRYLMIALPLAVVLYFSLRYFKKRELRKRVMS from the coding sequence ATGCACCTACGTGACGCCTCCCAATCCCGAAAGAAAATTGCAACAATCATCACTTTTTTGTCGATTCCCCTATCTGGGTTTATGACCGATATTTATTTGCCGTCCTTTCCTTCTATGGCGCGCAACCTCAACGTTTCGGAACAAAGCATACAGTTTACACTCACCTGCTTTTTTCTGAGTTACGGCTTTGCCCAGTTGTTTGTGGGTCCTGTGGCAGACAGCATTGGCCGGCGTAAACCGGTGATGGTCTCGCTCGTTATTTTACTGTTGAGCAGCCTTGCGGTTACCTTTACCCACGAAGTTGCGGTCATTAGTCTGTTGCGTATTGTGCAGGGGATTGCCACGGCATTTATTGTGGTTGCCAAACGTGCCTATTTTGTAGACCTCTATGACGACAAAGAGCGGAAACACTACCTGAGTTTCTTTACCATTGTTTGGTCGTGCGGACCTATTATCGCCCCGTTTCTGGGTGGTTTTCTGGAAGAGCAATTTGGCTGGCAGTCTAACTTTTACTTTCTCGCGATCTACGCGGCGATTCTTTTAGGAGCCGAAGGGATCTGGGGCGGCGAAACCATACGCAATTACAAGAAATTCAATCTAAAGAAAACCTCGCTGTTGTATATGGCGATGCTTAAAAACCCGGGCTTTATTTTAGGAATTCTGGTATTGGGATTTGCCTACTCAGTGGTGATGGTATTTAACATCGCCGGGCCGTTTGTGGTAGAACATCACTTTAATTACAGCCCGGTAATTATTGGGTACTGCACACTGGTTCTGGGACTTTCCTGGATGATAGGCGGTATCCTGAGCAAACAGTTTACACCAATAGCTTTTGCTAAAAAAATACGGTTAGTCTCCTTGATACAATTAGGAATTATAGGAGTATTTATCACGCTCGCCGGCTTTGTAGATAACCTCGTACTGCTCGTTGCCTTTGCCTTTCTCATTCACATCTGCTCGGGCTTTTTATTTACCAATTACTTTACCCAAAATATGATTTTCTTTCCCGGAAATGCCGGGATCGCAGGCGGGCTTATGGGTGGTTTGCTCTACATCATCACCTCTATAGGTAGTTTTGCCATCTCAGCCTCGGGCGAAATAAACACCACATTCGATATGTCGTTGCGGTATTTAATGATCGCATTACCCCTGGCAGTGGTGCTTTATTTTTCGCTGCGGTATTTTAAAAAACGAGAACTGCGGAAGCGGGTTATGAGTTAA
- a CDS encoding TlpA family protein disulfide reductase, whose translation MTQQKKFNFKYLLLLIAVAVIYFTGMHKPIIATVQRGILKTGLLNPDLKQTKNNTDATDSEVLVKADLDVSFYNEQNELVSLKSLSDKPIFLNFWATWCPPCIAEMPGISNLYQDQKDEVNFVLVSFDTDFQKARDFKAKKGYTFPIYRIANDLPDMYNTGSLPTTICIDAQSNLALTHMGMADYDTQDFRNYLNSLK comes from the coding sequence ATGACCCAGCAAAAGAAGTTCAACTTTAAATACCTGTTGCTTTTAATAGCTGTAGCTGTTATTTATTTTACAGGAATGCATAAACCTATTATAGCGACCGTACAACGAGGCATCCTTAAAACAGGACTCCTCAATCCCGATCTGAAGCAGACTAAAAACAATACTGATGCTACAGATTCTGAAGTTTTGGTAAAAGCAGATTTAGACGTTTCTTTTTACAACGAACAAAATGAATTAGTTTCCCTTAAAAGCCTTAGCGATAAACCTATTTTTCTAAATTTCTGGGCTACCTGGTGTCCGCCCTGTATTGCAGAAATGCCAGGGATTTCAAATTTATATCAGGATCAAAAAGACGAAGTAAATTTTGTGCTGGTTTCTTTTGATACAGACTTTCAGAAGGCACGAGATTTTAAAGCAAAAAAAGGATACACCTTTCCCATATACCGCATTGCAAACGATCTGCCCGACATGTACAATACCGGCAGTCTGCCTACCACGATATGTATAGATGCTCAGAGCAATCTCGCACTTACCCATATGGGTATGGCAGATTATGACACCCAGGATTTTAGAAACTATCTGAACAGCTTAAAATAA
- a CDS encoding bifunctional methionine sulfoxide reductase B/A protein, with protein MNTTFPDAKPDAEWKSQLTEEQYDIMVKKGTEAPFKNAFYDNHAEGIYVSAATGQPLFSSDTKFDSGSGWPAFYAPIDEDAVIWVKDNSLGMSRDEVIEKETGLHLGHVFNDGPEPTGLRYCINSAALKFIPKDEINTTTSQTEATAYFASGCFWCVEAVYESVKGVKESVSGYAGGHTKNPTYEDSNTGKTGHAEAVKIIYDPSVVSFSTLVDVYFGSQDPTQVNGQGPDKGSQYRSIIFYQNDAEKKIIDEKKAALAKELNATIAAEVKPFEKFWEAEGYHQNYERQHPENPYIQNVSIPRLKRFQAKFPELLKAGTH; from the coding sequence ATGAATACCACATTTCCTGATGCTAAACCCGATGCCGAATGGAAATCACAACTTACTGAAGAGCAGTACGACATTATGGTTAAAAAAGGAACAGAAGCTCCTTTTAAAAATGCATTCTATGACAATCACGCAGAAGGTATATATGTAAGCGCTGCAACGGGGCAACCGCTTTTTAGCTCAGATACGAAGTTTGATTCGGGTTCAGGATGGCCTGCGTTTTATGCTCCTATAGATGAAGACGCTGTAATCTGGGTAAAAGATAACAGTCTTGGGATGAGCCGTGATGAGGTAATTGAAAAAGAAACCGGTTTACATTTAGGTCACGTTTTTAACGACGGTCCAGAGCCTACCGGTTTGCGTTATTGCATTAACTCTGCTGCATTAAAATTTATACCGAAAGACGAAATAAATACCACAACTTCTCAAACCGAAGCTACGGCTTATTTTGCTAGCGGGTGTTTCTGGTGTGTAGAGGCAGTTTATGAAAGTGTAAAAGGCGTTAAAGAATCTGTTTCAGGATACGCAGGTGGTCACACTAAAAACCCAACTTACGAAGACAGCAATACCGGTAAAACAGGTCATGCTGAAGCTGTGAAAATTATATACGATCCTAGTGTGGTAAGTTTTAGCACACTTGTAGATGTGTATTTTGGTTCGCAAGATCCTACGCAGGTAAACGGTCAGGGACCAGATAAAGGTTCGCAATACCGCTCGATCATTTTCTATCAAAACGATGCCGAAAAGAAAATTATAGACGAGAAAAAAGCGGCTTTGGCAAAAGAACTTAACGCAACTATTGCTGCGGAAGTAAAACCTTTTGAAAAATTCTGGGAAGCAGAAGGCTACCACCAGAATTACGAAAGACAACATCCCGAGAATCCTTACATTCAAAATGTATCGATCCCAAGGTTAAAGCGTTTTCAAGCAAAATTTCCCGAGCTTTTAAAAGCCGGAACACATTAA
- a CDS encoding Gfo/Idh/MocA family protein, which yields MSSIPRRRFLQQTTLATAGLGLSGSLLANPLSFFGANDRMNFGVIGCNGMGWSNMQAHLKIPNVNCVALADVDQRVLDRRAGEIKKMTGKAPKLYTDYRKMLENKDIDAVIIGTPDHWHCLNMVDAVQAGKHVYVEKPLANSIEECNVMLKAANASDRMVQVGQWQRSGQQYDEAIKYVQSGKLGQIRLVKCWAYQGWMNPVPVKPNSTPPEGVDYKMWLGPAPELPFNENRFHFNFRWFWDYAGGLMTDWGVHELDIALYAMGAKAPKSILASGGKLAYPDDASETPDTLQTIYEFDGFNLLWEHATGIDGGNYGRNEGIAFIGNNGTLVVNRGGWEVIPEGKRKDDEWITKIDRVALIKPEGNALERHAQNFVTAIRDNDASKLACGVETGSVAAITAHMGNIAYKTGEKLYWNPETGMFNNAEADALVKAQYHNGWKLPTV from the coding sequence ATGAGCAGTATTCCAAGGCGTAGATTCTTACAACAAACCACTTTAGCCACCGCAGGACTGGGACTTTCAGGTTCTCTTTTAGCAAATCCACTATCGTTTTTTGGCGCAAACGACCGAATGAATTTTGGCGTTATAGGGTGTAACGGTATGGGTTGGTCTAATATGCAGGCACATTTAAAAATCCCCAACGTTAACTGTGTGGCATTAGCAGATGTTGATCAGCGGGTGTTAGATCGTCGTGCAGGTGAAATCAAGAAAATGACCGGTAAGGCACCTAAACTCTACACCGATTACCGCAAAATGCTTGAAAATAAAGATATTGATGCGGTCATCATAGGCACGCCAGACCATTGGCATTGTCTGAACATGGTAGATGCGGTGCAGGCAGGTAAACATGTGTATGTAGAAAAGCCATTGGCAAACAGTATTGAAGAATGTAATGTGATGCTTAAAGCGGCAAATGCTTCAGATCGTATGGTGCAGGTGGGGCAGTGGCAACGTAGCGGCCAGCAGTATGATGAGGCTATTAAATATGTACAATCGGGGAAGCTGGGACAGATCCGTTTAGTGAAATGTTGGGCGTATCAGGGTTGGATGAATCCGGTACCGGTAAAACCCAATAGCACTCCACCAGAAGGGGTAGACTATAAAATGTGGCTGGGTCCTGCGCCAGAACTTCCATTTAATGAAAACCGTTTCCACTTTAATTTTAGATGGTTTTGGGATTATGCAGGCGGCCTGATGACAGACTGGGGTGTGCACGAACTCGATATTGCCTTGTATGCGATGGGCGCAAAAGCACCTAAATCTATTCTGGCTTCGGGCGGAAAGTTGGCGTATCCCGATGATGCTTCCGAAACGCCAGATACCTTACAGACGATTTATGAGTTTGATGGGTTCAACTTGTTGTGGGAACACGCTACCGGTATTGACGGCGGTAATTACGGGCGTAACGAGGGCATTGCCTTTATAGGAAATAACGGTACGCTTGTGGTTAACCGAGGTGGCTGGGAAGTAATTCCCGAAGGAAAACGCAAAGACGACGAGTGGATTACAAAAATTGATCGGGTAGCGCTTATTAAGCCCGAAGGTAATGCGCTGGAGCGTCACGCTCAGAATTTTGTAACGGCCATACGCGACAACGACGCGTCAAAATTAGCCTGCGGTGTTGAAACCGGAAGTGTGGCTGCAATCACGGCACATATGGGGAATATCGCTTATAAAACCGGTGAAAAGTTATACTGGAATCCGGAAACCGGTATGTTTAACAACGCAGAGGCAGATGCACTAGTAAAAGCACAGTACCACAACGGCTGGAAGTTACCCACGGTTTAA
- a CDS encoding DUF6503 family protein → MKYAVLLLFFVSTLSCKNKTETQSKQTPENSLVSQSNSPYPEAISKILEAHGGLTNWNIYQTLCFTIEKGEESDEVHTIDLKNRRDHIDIGMVTMGFNGSEAWLQDPEGTYKGNPEFYHNLMFYFYAMPFVLADPGIIYEKTEALVVSDTSYPGLKISFEENTGSSANDEYYLYYDAETYQMRWLGYTATFGAAEKRTGINYINYGDWMPVQDLILPKSISWYAVEEGKPTVPHNTVNFKEPSLSPEARAETFYSKNSQIESDL, encoded by the coding sequence ATGAAATACGCTGTACTCCTTTTATTTTTTGTAAGCACCCTTTCGTGCAAAAACAAAACTGAAACACAATCGAAACAAACACCAGAAAATTCGCTTGTTTCACAAAGCAACTCACCATATCCCGAAGCTATTTCTAAAATTCTGGAAGCTCACGGAGGGCTTACGAATTGGAATATTTATCAAACCCTATGCTTTACAATAGAAAAAGGTGAAGAATCAGACGAGGTGCACACAATAGATTTAAAAAATCGTAGAGATCATATTGATATAGGAATGGTAACAATGGGATTTAATGGAAGTGAAGCCTGGCTTCAAGACCCGGAAGGAACGTACAAGGGCAATCCCGAATTCTACCATAACCTGATGTTCTACTTTTACGCAATGCCATTTGTACTGGCAGATCCGGGTATTATCTATGAGAAAACCGAAGCCCTTGTGGTAAGCGACACCAGCTATCCCGGTCTTAAAATAAGCTTTGAAGAAAACACAGGCTCTTCGGCAAACGATGAGTATTACCTGTATTACGATGCAGAAACCTACCAAATGCGCTGGTTAGGTTATACAGCGACTTTTGGCGCAGCAGAAAAAAGAACAGGAATTAATTACATCAACTATGGCGACTGGATGCCGGTACAGGATTTAATTTTGCCAAAATCTATTTCCTGGTATGCGGTAGAAGAAGGCAAACCTACTGTTCCCCACAACACGGTTAACTTTAAGGAACCAAGTTTAAGCCCCGAGGCCAGAGCGGAAACTTTTTATTCTAAAAACAGCCAAATCGAGAGCGACCTATGA
- the hemN gene encoding oxygen-independent coproporphyrinogen III oxidase — protein MQESLITKYNVPGPRYTSYPTVPYWDTANFQLSDWKKRFKKSLLESNKTEGISIYIHLPFCESMCTFCGCTKRITKNHDLEKPYIHALLKELSLYRALAGERLHIQQIHLGGGTPTFFSEFNLAELITGIFRNADAAKNCEMSFEGHPNNTTLAHLETLASFGFKRVCYGVQDYNETVQKAINRIQPFEHVERATINARRAGYTSVGHDIIYGLPFQTLEHVKNTIAKTIQLFPDRIAFYSYAHVPWIKGNGQRGYSETDLPTAEEKRLQYETGKRLLAEAGYIEIGMDHFALRTDDLYYAQQEERIHRNFMGYNSSKTQVMLGLGVSAISDSWSGFAQNVKGLQEYYHLLENDMLPVFRGHILTAEDLIIRKHILNLMCHFKTSWEDPEKYFEELPEVLMKLYELEADGLLYVKPKSLIVTEKGKPFVRNICLPFDLRLQRNKPETKLFSMTV, from the coding sequence ATGCAAGAATCTTTAATTACAAAATACAATGTTCCGGGACCGCGATACACGAGTTATCCTACGGTACCCTATTGGGACACGGCTAATTTTCAGTTAAGCGATTGGAAAAAAAGGTTTAAAAAGAGTCTTCTTGAAAGCAATAAAACCGAAGGGATAAGTATCTACATACATCTGCCCTTTTGCGAATCTATGTGTACCTTTTGCGGGTGTACAAAGCGTATTACCAAAAATCACGATTTAGAAAAACCCTATATTCACGCGCTTTTAAAAGAACTGTCGCTATACCGTGCGCTAGCAGGTGAGCGGCTTCATATACAGCAAATACATCTGGGTGGCGGGACACCAACATTTTTTTCGGAATTCAATTTAGCCGAATTAATAACCGGAATATTTAGAAATGCAGATGCCGCAAAAAACTGTGAGATGAGTTTTGAAGGGCATCCTAATAACACCACGCTGGCGCATTTAGAAACGCTGGCTTCCTTTGGTTTTAAACGGGTTTGTTATGGAGTGCAGGATTATAACGAGACGGTGCAAAAAGCCATTAATCGTATTCAGCCTTTTGAGCACGTAGAACGGGCTACTATAAATGCACGCAGAGCAGGTTATACTTCGGTAGGACACGATATAATTTATGGACTTCCTTTTCAAACCCTGGAGCATGTTAAAAACACAATTGCAAAAACCATACAGCTTTTTCCAGATCGCATTGCATTTTACAGCTACGCACACGTACCGTGGATAAAAGGAAACGGCCAGCGCGGGTATTCTGAAACAGATTTACCTACGGCGGAAGAAAAGCGACTGCAGTATGAAACCGGCAAGCGCTTACTGGCAGAAGCAGGCTATATAGAAATAGGGATGGATCATTTTGCGCTGCGTACAGACGACCTGTACTATGCACAACAGGAAGAACGTATACACCGTAATTTTATGGGGTATAATTCTTCTAAAACACAGGTGATGCTGGGACTTGGTGTTTCGGCAATAAGTGACAGCTGGTCTGGTTTTGCACAAAATGTAAAAGGGCTACAAGAGTACTACCATTTATTAGAAAACGATATGCTTCCTGTGTTTAGGGGTCATATTTTAACCGCGGAAGATTTGATAATTCGTAAACACATTTTAAATCTAATGTGTCATTTTAAAACCTCCTGGGAAGATCCTGAAAAATACTTTGAAGAGTTGCCCGAAGTATTGATGAAGCTTTACGAACTCGAGGCAGATGGCTTGCTTTATGTGAAACCTAAAAGCCTTATAGTTACCGAAAAAGGAAAACCTTTTGTGCGTAACATTTGTCTGCCTTTTGACTTGAGATTACAACGCAACAAACCTGAAACTAAACTTTTTTCAATGACTGTTTAA